Genomic segment of Hymenobacter aquaticus:
AGGGCGACGAAGTGTTGCAGGAAAACATCAGCATTCAGCACTAGCCCCCTCCGGCTTGCGGCGAATGAAAAAGGCCGGCAGGATGATTCCTGCCGGCCTTTTTGTGTTCTCAAATTTTCCGCCCTAGTGCAGCGCCAGCTGGGGCTCGGGGGCGAGCGGCTCTGCCTCCGGGGCGCCGTACTTGCTGTACTCGGCGCGGTAGGCGCGCTCAAAAATCAGGGGGAAGATGAACAGGGTCAGGATGGTGCCGGTAATCAGGCCGCCGATAACCACAATGGCCAGGGGCTTAGAGGTTTCGGAGCCGATACCGGTGCTGATGGCGGCTGGCAGCAGGCCGATGGTAGCCATCAGGGCCGTCATGACCACCGGGCGCACCCGGCTCGTGACGCCCTCGTAGATGCTCTTGTCCAGGCTTATCTTGCGCAGCATGTTCTGCTTGAAGACTGTAATCAGAATCACCCCGTTCTGGATGCAGATACCGAAGAGGGCAATAAAGCCGATGCCGGCCGAGATGCTGAAGTTGGTGTGCGTAACGAGCAGCGAGGCAATGCCGCCGATGATGGCGAAGGGCACGTTGAGCAGCACCAGGCCGGCGTCCTTGAGGTTGCCGAAAAGAATGAACAGGATAAAGAAGATCAGGCCGAGCGAGATGGGCACCACCTGCGTGAGGCGCTGGGTGGCGCGGCGCTGGTTTTCGAAGTCGCCGGTCCACTTCATGGTGTAGCCCTTGGGCAGGTGCACGGCGGCGTTCACCTTCTGCTGCGCCTCTTCGATAGTCGAGCCCATGTCGCGGCCCCGGATGCTGAACTTGACGGCGGCAAAGCGCTGGTTGTCGTCGCGGTAGATGAGCGAGGGGCCGTTGACGGGGCCGATGGTCGAGATTTCCGAAATCGGGATGGTCTTGCCGGCCTGGGTGGGCACCATCAGCTGGCGAATTTCGGCCGGGGTGGAGCGGTACTGCTGCTCGTAGCGCACCCGGATGGGGAATTTCCGCTCGCCCTCGTAAAGCTGGGTGGCCTGCTTGCCGCCCACGGCCATTTCCAGCACCGCGTTGGCGTCGGCTTTGTCCACGCCGTAGCTGGCCATCTTGTTCTCATCTAGCTCCACGTGCAGCTCGGGCTGGCCGATGTTGCGCAGGGCCCCCAAATCGTCGATGCCCTTGATGTCCTTGAGCACGGCGTATACTTCGCGGCCTTTTTCCTCCATGAGCTTGAGGTCGGTGCCGTAGATTTTGACGGCAATGGAGCCTTTCACGCCCGAGGCGGCTTCTTCCACGTTGTCCATGATGGGCTGCGAGAAGTTGAAGTCGACGCCGGGGAAGCGGGCCAGCTTCTGCTTCATGTGCTCAATGAGCTCCTCGCGGTAGGCGGCGTGCTTCATCTTGTCCTGCACCTGCTTGGTGTGCTTGATCTGGACCAGGAACTCGTTGTTGTAGAAGCCCGTCGGGTCGGTGCCGTCGTTGGGGCGGCCGGTCTGGCTCACCACGTCCGACACCTCGGGGAAGGACAAAAACACCCGGCGCATCTCGTTGCAGAGCTTGTTCGACTCGTCCAGGCCGATACTCAGCGGCAGCTGGGCCCGCACGTAGATGGAGCCTTCGTTGAGCTCGGGCAAGAACTCCGACCCCAGAAGCTGGAAGGCCCCCAGGCCCAGGCTGACCACCAGGGCGGCCACGAGCAGGCTGATTTTCTTGCGGGCGTAGGTGAAGCGGAAGAAGCTCTGGGCCCCGCGGTTGATGCCGCGCACGAAGAAGTTGTCCTTTTCTACCACGTTTTTGCGCAGCAGCAGGCTCGTCAGCACCGGCACCAGGGTCAGGGTGAAGATCAGGGCGCCGAGCAGGGCAAAGCCCAGGGTCCAGGCCAGGGGTGAGAACATCTTGCCTTCCACCTTTTCAAAGGAGAAAATCGGCAGCAGGGCAGTAATGATGATGGCCTTGGAGAAGAAGATGGCCTTGCCCATGTCGCGGCCGGTTTTCTTGATCAAACCCAGCTTGGCCAGCTTGTTAAACTTCTCCATGCCCATCTTGTGGGCCTTATGGTCGAGGGCCACGAAGAGCCCTTCCACCATCACCACGGCCCCGTCGATGATGATGCCGAAGTCGATGGCGCCCATGCTGAGCAGGTTGGCACTCATGCCCTTGAGCCGCAGGCAGATAAAGGCGAAAAGCAGCGCCAGCGGGATGATGACCGAGACGATAACCGTGGTGCGCCAGTCGGCCATGAACAGGAACACAATCAGGGTGACGAGCACAATGCCTTCCACCAGGTTGTGAATCACGGTTTCGGTCGAGAAGTCGATGAGCTGCTGCCGGTCGTAGAAGGTTTTGATCTGTACGCCGGGGGGCAGGATTTTCTCGTTGAGTTCCTGCACCTTGTCTTTGAGGCGGGCAATGACTTCGGAGGGATTTTCGCCCTTGCGCATCACCACGATGCCTTCCACCTTGTCGTCCTGCAGCCCGCGGCCCACCTGGCCCAGGCGGGGCAAAGCCGATTCCTGCACGGTAGCCACGTTCTTAATTACAATCGGGGCTCCGTTCACGTTCTTGATGACCGTGTTGTTGATGTCGCCGATGTTGTTGAGTAACCCCAGGCCGCGCACCACGAAGTTCTGCTGGCCCTCGTTGATGACGTCGCCGCCCACGTTGATGTTGGAGCGCTGCACGGCGTTGTACACGTCGAGCGGGGTGATGCCGAAGGTCTGGAGCTTGGTCGGGTCCACGCTGATTTCGTAGGCCTTCACTTCCCCGCCGAAGCTGTTCACGTCGGCCACGCCGGGCACGGCCTTCAGGTTGCGCTCAATCACCCAGTCCTGGATGGTTTTCAGCTCCCGGGCGGTTTGGTCTTTGCCCTCAATGGTGTAGCGGTAGATTTCGCCGGTAGGGCCGTAGGGCGGCTGCACGTCGGGGGCGGCGCCGTCGGGCAGGTCCACCGAGCGCAGCAGGTTGTTGACCTGCTGCCGGGCAAAGGCATCGTCCACGCCGTCGTCGAAAATGACCTTCACCACCGACAGGCCGAAGAGCGAGGTGGAGCGCACACTCGTCTTCTTCTGCACCGGGTTGAGGGCAATTTCAATCGGGGCCGTGACGAACTTTTCCAGCTCCTCGGCTGAGCGGCCCGGCCACTGGGTGATGATGGTAATTTCGGTGTTGGTGACGTCCGGAAACGCCTCGATGGGCGTGTTGCGGTAGCTCACCACCCCGGCTACCACGGCCACGGCGGTCATCAGGAAGATGAACCCGCGGTTTTTGAGTGAAAAGGCAATAATGCCCTGGATGAACTTGTTCATAGTGTTGAGCTATTAGCAGTTAGCTGATGGCTATTAGCATTTTTAGAAGGCAAAGCGGAGCCTGCCGGCTCGTCGGGAGCCGTTGCCGGAGTTGAAAGGAGAGCAGCTGCCAGCTACATTACCTAGTCGTTCAGCTCGTCGTAGACCAGCAGCTGGTTCTGGCCGATGATTCGCTCCCCGTCCCGCAGGCCGCTTTGCACGTAGCTCACCTCGCCCACGGTTTTGGCCAGCTTCACTTCCCGGGTTTCCACGTGGCTGCGGTCCTTGAAGACCATCACGAAGTTGCGGTCCTTGTCGAACACCACGCTTTTGGCGGGCACGGCCAGCATCTGCCGGCTTTCGGTGTTCTGCACCTTGATCTGGGCGTACATCTCGGGCTTGAGCAGGTAGCCGGGGTTTTTGAGGCGCACCCGCACTTTCATCACCTTGCTTTCGGGGTCGAGGACGTTGAAGACCTTGTCGATGCGGCCGGTGAAGTGCTTGTCGGGGTAGGAGAGGGTCGTCACGTCGGCCGCGTAGCCTTCCTTCACCTTGCTGATGTCGGACTCGAAGACGTTGGCCAGAATCCAGATGTCGTCCAGGTTGCTGACGGTGAAGAGGTTGCCCACGTTATCGGCGTTGAACTGCATGTGGTCCGTCACGTTCTTCTCGGTGATAAAGCCCGAAATCGGGGCCCGCAGCTCGTAGGTCCCGTCGTCCGACACGCCGTAGACGTTCATCTGCTTGCGGGTTTTGCCCAGGTTGCTCTGGGCCCGCTGCAGCTCCTTGCGGGCCAGGGTCACGTCGCGCTCCGAGGCCAGGCCAGCCTCAAACTGGTCTTCGGCCACTTGCAGGTTTTTGCGGGCAATGTCCAGGTCGGTGCCGGCCGAGCTGCGCTGGTTCTGCAGGTCGGCAATTTCCCCGCTCCGAATCACGGCCAGCACCTGGCCCTTGGTGACATGGTCGCCTAGTTCCACCGAGAGCTGCTCGACCACGCCGCCCACCAGCGGGTAGACCTTCACGGTTTTGTCGCCGTCGGAGGCAATCTGGCCCGAGAGGGTCAGCTCGTCGCGCACGGGCTGGGCATGCACGGTGTCAATCTTGATTTCGCGCAGCATGGTATCCGAGAGCGAGAAGCCGGCGTCGGGCTTGGGTTCGGTTTCGGCTTCCTTGTGGGAGCAGCCCGCCAGCGTGAGGCTCAGGGCAAAGGGCAGGAGAGGGGCAAAGCGGTTCATATGCGTTGGGGTGAAATGTCGTGTGGGGAAACCCCACCCCCGGCCCCTCCCCTCCGGGAGAGGGGTGCCAGACGTCAACGTGGCGAGTATGTGCCGCTCCTGAATCCTGTTCAGGAATCGTTGAACGCACCCCTCTCCCGGAGGGGAGGGGCCGGGGGTGGGGTAATATTATTCGGCCTTGAACACCGGCCGGCCGACGGCGAAGTTGAGCTGTTCGAAGGCCCGCACCCGGCTGGCGCGCAGGTTGTTGAGTTGGAGGAGGTTGTTTTTGTAGCTCTCGTAGAAGTCCAGGAATTCGACGATGGTCAGGTTGCGCTTGGCGTAGCTCTGCTCGATGCCGCCGATAAGCCGGTCGAAGTCGCCGGTGTCGCGGTTGGAGCCCTGGTAGAGCTGGTCGGCTTGTCGGGCCAGCTGGTAGGCCTGGTGCACGTCGGTTTGCACCACCAGTTGCTGCTGCTCGACCAGGGCCTTGCTGCCTTCAATCTGGGCCCGGGCGGTGCGGATGTTGCCTTGGTTGCGGTTGAAAAGGGGCACGGCCAGGCCCAGGGTCACGGCGTTGTAGTTCTGGATGTAGTTGCCGGCCCGGTCATACACGTAGCCCACGGCCAGGTCGGGGGTGGCCAGGGCGCGCTGCAGGCGCAGGTTCTGGGTTTGCTGCTCGGCGTAGGCTTGGCGGGCTTTCAAATCGGCGCGCTGCACCAGGGCGGTGTCGGCCAGCTGCTGCTCGGAGTAGGTGCCCAGGCTCAGGTCGCGCAGGGCGGCAGGGTTGGCCACGGGGCGGTAGTAGGTGCCCGAGTTGTCGCGCAGCAGCACGTGGAAGTCGGCCTGCTCGTTGGCCATGTCGGTCAGCAGCACCTGGCGCTCATTCTGAAGCTGAAACAGGAAGGCCTTGAGGCGAATTACCTCTTTCAGGGCAATGTTGCCCTTATCGTACTGGCTCTGGTACTGCGCGACGGTGTGCTGGAAGGTGCTGATTTCCTTGTCATATACCCCAATGGTCTGCTGCTTGAAGTACAGATCGTAAAAGGTGGTGCGCAGCTGGTAGCGCAGGTTGCGGAGCAGGTCTTCGAAGGTGAAGTGCTCGACCAGAGCATTCTGCTGGGCCACGCCCGCGGCGGCTTTGCGGCGGCCGGCCAGGGCAAAGAGCTGCTGCACCTGCACGGCGGTGTTGCCGGTGCGCGTCACGTCCAGCACCTTAGTGGTCTGGGGGTTGTAGGTGTTTTGCTCGATGCTCACCGTGGGATTGTCCCAGAGGCGGGCCTGCACAATCTGGGCCTCGGCGGCCGTCACGCTGTAGCGCTGGGCCAGCAGGGCGAGGTTGTTCTGCACGAAGCGCTGCTCGGCTTCGGGGAGGGTAAGACGGGTAGTGTCGGCGGGGGCGTCGGGAGCCGCGGCG
This window contains:
- a CDS encoding efflux RND transporter permease subunit, which produces MNKFIQGIIAFSLKNRGFIFLMTAVAVVAGVVSYRNTPIEAFPDVTNTEITIITQWPGRSAEELEKFVTAPIEIALNPVQKKTSVRSTSLFGLSVVKVIFDDGVDDAFARQQVNNLLRSVDLPDGAAPDVQPPYGPTGEIYRYTIEGKDQTARELKTIQDWVIERNLKAVPGVADVNSFGGEVKAYEISVDPTKLQTFGITPLDVYNAVQRSNINVGGDVINEGQQNFVVRGLGLLNNIGDINNTVIKNVNGAPIVIKNVATVQESALPRLGQVGRGLQDDKVEGIVVMRKGENPSEVIARLKDKVQELNEKILPPGVQIKTFYDRQQLIDFSTETVIHNLVEGIVLVTLIVFLFMADWRTTVIVSVIIPLALLFAFICLRLKGMSANLLSMGAIDFGIIIDGAVVMVEGLFVALDHKAHKMGMEKFNKLAKLGLIKKTGRDMGKAIFFSKAIIITALLPIFSFEKVEGKMFSPLAWTLGFALLGALIFTLTLVPVLTSLLLRKNVVEKDNFFVRGINRGAQSFFRFTYARKKISLLVAALVVSLGLGAFQLLGSEFLPELNEGSIYVRAQLPLSIGLDESNKLCNEMRRVFLSFPEVSDVVSQTGRPNDGTDPTGFYNNEFLVQIKHTKQVQDKMKHAAYREELIEHMKQKLARFPGVDFNFSQPIMDNVEEAASGVKGSIAVKIYGTDLKLMEEKGREVYAVLKDIKGIDDLGALRNIGQPELHVELDENKMASYGVDKADANAVLEMAVGGKQATQLYEGERKFPIRVRYEQQYRSTPAEIRQLMVPTQAGKTIPISEISTIGPVNGPSLIYRDDNQRFAAVKFSIRGRDMGSTIEEAQQKVNAAVHLPKGYTMKWTGDFENQRRATQRLTQVVPISLGLIFFILFILFGNLKDAGLVLLNVPFAIIGGIASLLVTHTNFSISAGIGFIALFGICIQNGVILITVFKQNMLRKISLDKSIYEGVTSRVRPVVMTALMATIGLLPAAISTGIGSETSKPLAIVVIGGLITGTILTLFIFPLIFERAYRAEYSKYGAPEAEPLAPEPQLALH
- a CDS encoding efflux RND transporter periplasmic adaptor subunit; translated protein: MNRFAPLLPFALSLTLAGCSHKEAETEPKPDAGFSLSDTMLREIKIDTVHAQPVRDELTLSGQIASDGDKTVKVYPLVGGVVEQLSVELGDHVTKGQVLAVIRSGEIADLQNQRSSAGTDLDIARKNLQVAEDQFEAGLASERDVTLARKELQRAQSNLGKTRKQMNVYGVSDDGTYELRAPISGFITEKNVTDHMQFNADNVGNLFTVSNLDDIWILANVFESDISKVKEGYAADVTTLSYPDKHFTGRIDKVFNVLDPESKVMKVRVRLKNPGYLLKPEMYAQIKVQNTESRQMLAVPAKSVVFDKDRNFVMVFKDRSHVETREVKLAKTVGEVSYVQSGLRDGERIIGQNQLLVYDELND
- a CDS encoding TolC family protein, with the translated sequence MPRFLLLLTALLLTGSAYAAAPDAPADTTRLTLPEAEQRFVQNNLALLAQRYSVTAAEAQIVQARLWDNPTVSIEQNTYNPQTTKVLDVTRTGNTAVQVQQLFALAGRRKAAAGVAQQNALVEHFTFEDLLRNLRYQLRTTFYDLYFKQQTIGVYDKEISTFQHTVAQYQSQYDKGNIALKEVIRLKAFLFQLQNERQVLLTDMANEQADFHVLLRDNSGTYYRPVANPAALRDLSLGTYSEQQLADTALVQRADLKARQAYAEQQTQNLRLQRALATPDLAVGYVYDRAGNYIQNYNAVTLGLAVPLFNRNQGNIRTARAQIEGSKALVEQQQLVVQTDVHQAYQLARQADQLYQGSNRDTGDFDRLIGGIEQSYAKRNLTIVEFLDFYESYKNNLLQLNNLRASRVRAFEQLNFAVGRPVFKAE